The Nocardioides campestrisoli genome includes a window with the following:
- the priA gene encoding bifunctional 1-(5-phosphoribosyl)-5-((5-phosphoribosylamino)methylideneamino)imidazole-4-carboxamide isomerase/phosphoribosylanthranilate isomerase PriA, protein MSDPTPSTDSAAPRYLELLPAVDIAGGQAVQLVQGVAGSEKRFGDPVEAALRWQEAGAEWLHLVDLDAAFGRGHNRELQAEIVGRLDIKVEMSGGIRDDESLAAAMATGCRRVNIGTAALEQPEWCARAIATYGDRVAIGLDVRGTTLAARGWTQEGGDLYEVLARLDAEGCARYVVTDVDKDGMLQGPNLELLRSVCSRTDRPVVASGGVTELADLEALQSLVPVGVEGAIIGTALYEGRFTLEEALALTLPSPA, encoded by the coding sequence TCGCCGGCGGCCAGGCGGTCCAGCTGGTGCAGGGCGTGGCCGGCTCGGAGAAGCGGTTCGGCGACCCGGTCGAGGCCGCCCTGCGCTGGCAGGAGGCCGGCGCCGAGTGGCTCCACCTGGTCGACCTCGACGCGGCGTTCGGCCGGGGCCACAACCGCGAGCTGCAGGCAGAGATCGTCGGTCGGCTCGACATCAAGGTGGAGATGAGCGGCGGCATCCGGGACGACGAGTCGCTGGCCGCGGCGATGGCGACCGGCTGCCGGCGGGTCAACATCGGCACCGCGGCGCTCGAGCAGCCCGAGTGGTGCGCCCGGGCGATCGCCACCTACGGGGACCGGGTGGCCATCGGCCTGGACGTGCGCGGCACCACCCTCGCGGCCCGCGGCTGGACCCAGGAGGGTGGCGACCTCTACGAGGTGCTGGCCCGCCTGGACGCCGAGGGGTGCGCCCGGTACGTCGTCACCGACGTCGACAAGGACGGGATGCTCCAGGGCCCGAACCTCGAGCTGCTGCGCTCGGTCTGCTCGCGCACCGACCGCCCGGTGGTCGCCTCCGGCGGCGTGACCGAGCTGGCGGACCTGGAGGCCCTGCAGAGCCTCGTCCCCGTGGGGGTGGAGGGGGCCATCATCGGGACCGCGCTCTACGAGGGTCGGTTCACCCTCGAGGAGGCGCTCGCGCTGACCCTGCCCTCACCGGCATGA
- the hisF gene encoding imidazole glycerol phosphate synthase subunit HisF → MSLAIRVIPCLDVDGGRVVKGVNFEGLRDAGDPVELARAYDAQGADELTFLDISASHQGRATTLEVVSRTAEEVFIPLTVGGGVGAVSDVDQLLRAGADKVAVNTAAIRRPELVAEIADRFGNQVLVLSVDARRAEGTDSGFEVTTHGGRRSAGLDALEWASRAAELGAGEILLNAMDADGTRDGFDLDLIAAVRREVSVPVIASGGAGRREHFAPAVAAGADAVLAASVFHFGTLTVPEVKDALAEAGYPVRRVGSAG, encoded by the coding sequence ATGAGCCTCGCGATCAGGGTGATCCCCTGCCTGGACGTGGACGGCGGCCGGGTGGTCAAGGGCGTCAACTTCGAGGGTCTGCGCGACGCGGGCGACCCGGTCGAGCTGGCCCGCGCCTACGACGCCCAGGGGGCCGACGAGCTGACCTTCCTCGACATCTCCGCCTCCCACCAGGGCCGGGCCACGACCCTGGAGGTCGTCTCGCGCACCGCCGAGGAGGTCTTCATCCCGCTCACCGTGGGCGGCGGCGTGGGTGCGGTCTCCGACGTCGACCAGCTGCTCCGGGCCGGCGCGGACAAGGTGGCGGTCAACACCGCTGCGATCCGCCGGCCCGAGCTGGTGGCGGAGATCGCGGACCGGTTCGGCAACCAGGTGCTGGTCCTCTCCGTCGACGCCCGGCGTGCCGAGGGCACCGACTCGGGCTTCGAGGTCACCACCCACGGAGGCCGGCGCTCGGCGGGGCTGGACGCCCTGGAGTGGGCGTCCCGGGCCGCCGAGCTGGGTGCGGGGGAGATCCTGCTCAACGCCATGGACGCCGACGGCACCCGGGACGGGTTCGACCTCGACCTGATCGCCGCGGTCCGCCGCGAGGTCTCCGTGCCCGTGATCGCCAGCGGCGGGGCGGGTCGTCGCGAGCACTTCGCACCCGCAGTGGCAGCGGGCGCGGACGCCGTCCTGGCGGCGTCGGTCTTCCACTTCGGCACGCTGACGGTGCCCGAGGTCAAGGACGCCCTGGCCGAGGCCGGGTACCCGGTGCGCCGGGTGGGCTCGGCCGGCTAG
- a CDS encoding TIGR03085 family metal-binding protein, translated as MSDTLARRERQALCDTALQLGPAAPTCCEGWDARRLVAHLLVRERSPWAVGLAVPPLSSRTERAMDAWSRQELATLVDRLRTPAPWLLGPVDSAINTTEFFVHHEDLRRAQPGWEPRALAAADEETLWRHLTLAGRAMVRPAGVPVVAVRDDGRRAVLRRGEDPVVLTGRASELVLLLFDRPSVDVALEGMDEPVRRFRATFDRLRP; from the coding sequence ATGAGCGACACACTGGCCCGCCGGGAACGCCAGGCGCTGTGCGACACCGCGCTGCAGCTGGGCCCGGCCGCGCCGACCTGCTGCGAGGGCTGGGACGCCCGCCGCCTGGTGGCCCACCTGCTGGTGCGCGAGCGCTCGCCGTGGGCGGTCGGGCTGGCCGTGCCGCCGCTCTCGAGCCGCACCGAGCGCGCGATGGACGCGTGGAGCAGGCAGGAGCTGGCCACACTGGTGGACAGGCTTCGTACGCCGGCCCCCTGGCTCCTCGGCCCGGTCGACTCCGCGATCAACACCACCGAGTTCTTCGTGCACCACGAGGACCTGCGCCGGGCGCAGCCCGGCTGGGAGCCCCGCGCGCTCGCCGCCGCGGACGAGGAGACCCTCTGGCGCCACCTCACCCTCGCCGGACGCGCGATGGTCCGGCCGGCAGGCGTGCCGGTGGTCGCAGTGCGCGACGACGGAAGGCGCGCCGTGCTGCGGCGCGGGGAGGACCCGGTGGTGCTCACCGGGCGTGCCTCGGAGCTGGTGCTGCTCCTCTTCGACCGGCCCAGCGTCGACGTCGCCCTGGAGGGGATGGATGAGCCGGTACGCCGGTTCCGGGCGACCTTCGACCGGCTCCGGCCCTAG
- a CDS encoding ABC transporter ATP-binding protein, with product MVQEQDTSRASTTREGFAVLGVGIRREPVIFAVSTLGSVLFAVLTVADAWVLGWATDHVVLPAFENGEIGTGLLWAVVGLFLGVAVLRAVGIVARRLGAGLMQYRMQAHTRRAVTRQYLSLPMSWHQRHPTGQLLSNAYSDVEAAWGPIAPLPMALGTVVMMVIAVAQMLAADVVMAAVGMLVFPAVVLANLVYQRLSSPLMTQAQGLRAELSAVAHESFDGAMVVKTLGREPEETRRFEAKAHQLRDVLIRAGRIRAVFDPVLAALPSLGVLVVLAVGVSRVLSGATEPGDVVTVAYLLTIVAFPIRAIGWLLGEFPRSVVGFRRTTAVLEATGSMPFGDSALPVSEGGATLSVEGVGYAYDPAAPVLREVTFDVPAGRTVALVGPTASGKSTLTALLARLLDPDRGRVLVDGTDLRELARGELSRVMAVVPQTAFLFDDTVRGNVTLGADYSDEQVWDALRAAQADGFVAALPEGLDTQLGERGTSLSGGQRQRISLARALVRRPRLLVLDDATSAVDPEVEARILAALREGAGGVAREATLVVVAYRKATIALADEVIHLDEGRVVDRGTHAELLARDLDYARLVNAYEHEHDPGHPGTDQPETVGERA from the coding sequence GTGGTGCAGGAGCAGGACACGTCGCGGGCGTCGACCACCCGGGAGGGCTTCGCGGTCCTGGGCGTCGGCATCCGCCGCGAACCGGTCATCTTCGCCGTCTCCACCCTGGGCAGCGTGCTCTTCGCGGTGCTGACGGTCGCGGACGCGTGGGTGCTCGGCTGGGCCACCGACCACGTGGTCCTCCCCGCCTTCGAGAACGGCGAGATCGGCACCGGGCTGCTGTGGGCCGTGGTCGGCCTCTTCCTCGGCGTCGCGGTGCTCAGGGCTGTGGGCATCGTGGCCCGCCGGCTCGGCGCGGGCCTGATGCAGTACCGGATGCAGGCGCACACCCGGCGGGCGGTGACCCGGCAGTACCTCTCGCTGCCGATGTCGTGGCACCAGCGCCACCCGACGGGCCAGCTGCTCTCCAACGCCTACTCCGACGTCGAGGCGGCCTGGGGACCGATCGCCCCGTTGCCGATGGCGCTGGGCACCGTGGTGATGATGGTCATCGCGGTCGCCCAGATGCTCGCTGCGGACGTGGTGATGGCCGCCGTCGGGATGCTGGTCTTCCCCGCCGTCGTGCTGGCCAACCTGGTCTACCAGCGCCTCTCCTCCCCGCTGATGACGCAGGCCCAGGGGCTGCGGGCCGAGCTGAGCGCGGTGGCCCACGAGTCCTTCGACGGCGCGATGGTGGTCAAGACGCTGGGCCGGGAGCCCGAGGAGACCCGCAGGTTCGAGGCGAAGGCGCACCAGCTGCGCGACGTGCTGATCCGGGCCGGCCGGATCCGGGCCGTCTTCGACCCGGTGCTGGCGGCGCTGCCCAGCCTGGGGGTGCTCGTGGTGCTCGCCGTCGGCGTCTCCCGGGTGCTGTCGGGCGCCACCGAGCCCGGCGACGTGGTCACCGTCGCCTACCTGCTGACCATCGTGGCCTTCCCGATCCGGGCGATCGGCTGGCTGCTGGGTGAGTTCCCACGCAGCGTGGTGGGCTTCCGGCGCACGACCGCGGTCCTGGAGGCGACCGGGTCGATGCCCTTCGGCGACTCGGCGCTGCCCGTCTCCGAGGGCGGGGCGACGCTGAGCGTCGAGGGGGTCGGGTACGCCTACGATCCGGCGGCGCCCGTGCTGCGCGAGGTCACCTTCGACGTCCCCGCCGGCCGCACGGTCGCCCTGGTGGGGCCGACCGCGTCCGGCAAGAGCACGCTCACCGCGCTGCTCGCCCGGCTGCTGGACCCCGACCGCGGCCGCGTGCTGGTCGACGGGACCGATCTGCGCGAGCTGGCCCGCGGCGAGCTGTCCCGGGTGATGGCGGTCGTGCCCCAGACCGCCTTCCTCTTCGACGACACCGTGCGGGGCAACGTCACCCTCGGCGCGGACTACAGCGACGAGCAGGTCTGGGACGCCCTCCGGGCGGCACAGGCGGACGGCTTCGTGGCTGCCCTGCCCGAGGGTCTGGACACGCAGCTGGGAGAGCGCGGCACGTCGCTCTCCGGCGGTCAGCGGCAGCGGATCTCGCTGGCGCGGGCACTGGTCCGCCGGCCGCGCCTGCTGGTGCTGGACGACGCGACCTCCGCGGTCGACCCCGAGGTGGAGGCGCGGATCCTGGCGGCGCTGCGCGAGGGCGCCGGGGGCGTGGCCCGCGAGGCGACGCTGGTGGTCGTGGCCTACCGCAAGGCCACCATCGCCCTGGCCGACGAGGTCATCCACCTCGACGAGGGGCGGGTGGTCGACCGCGGTACGCACGCCGAGCTGCTGGCGCGCGACCTCGACTACGCCCGCCTGGTCAACGCCTACGAGCACGAGCACGACCCGGGACACCCCGGCACGGACCAGCCGGAGACGGTGGGGGAGCGGGCATGA
- a CDS encoding ABC transporter ATP-binding protein has product MSEQSRPAGRSGTRVTSGEEIGAIATIRRGLAHSPEMLQGIRVTFLLAVLASAGQVIVPVAVQQTLDRGLDGPGGPDVALVVRIGLVCALGVLVTGVASALMTSRLFGAAERGLATLRVKAFRHVHDLPLLTQSTERRGSLVSRVTTDVDQVSQFLVFGGLLLVVSVGQVLVATVVMAIYSWQLALVVWICFAPLFISIRYFQRKLSEAYGVVRRHVGTLLSAISEPVVGAPVVRSYAVEERTQERIDRAIDDFKTASTRAQTYTVVSFSLGGLSAGLANAGVLVVGVLLGFTGDLTAGQVLAFAFLVTLFVGPVQMGTQILTDAQNAIASWRRVIGILETPADLVDPGEQGQVLPRGPIDVQLRAVTFAYPGGAPVLHDVDLHIEAGTRVAVVGETGSGKSTVAKLLTRLMDPTSGSVLLDGTDVREVGNESLRRSVVLVPQEGFLFDDTIAANVRYGRLDATEEQILASARELGLADWLAGLPAGLQTSVGQRGESLSAGERQLVALLRAHLADPDLLVLDEATSAVDPELEMRIGRALERLMSGRTSVTIAHRLSTAEQADEVVVVDRGRVVQRGPHARLVAETGSVYAGLHDSWVAQQGR; this is encoded by the coding sequence ATGAGCGAGCAGAGCCGGCCCGCGGGCCGTTCCGGCACCCGGGTGACCAGCGGCGAGGAGATCGGCGCGATCGCGACCATCCGTCGGGGCCTCGCCCACTCCCCGGAGATGCTCCAGGGCATCCGGGTGACCTTCCTGCTCGCCGTGCTGGCCTCGGCGGGCCAGGTGATCGTGCCGGTGGCGGTCCAGCAGACCCTGGACCGCGGCCTCGACGGCCCGGGCGGTCCCGACGTCGCGCTGGTGGTCCGGATCGGCCTGGTCTGCGCGCTGGGCGTCCTGGTCACCGGGGTGGCGTCCGCGCTGATGACCAGCCGGCTCTTCGGTGCGGCCGAGCGCGGGCTGGCGACGTTGCGGGTCAAGGCGTTCCGGCACGTGCACGACCTGCCGCTGCTCACCCAGAGCACCGAGCGGCGTGGCTCCCTGGTCTCCCGGGTGACCACCGACGTCGACCAGGTCAGCCAGTTCCTGGTCTTCGGCGGCCTGCTCCTGGTGGTCAGCGTGGGGCAGGTGCTGGTCGCGACCGTGGTGATGGCGATCTACAGCTGGCAGCTGGCCCTGGTGGTCTGGATCTGCTTCGCGCCGTTGTTCATCTCCATCCGGTACTTCCAGCGCAAGCTCTCCGAGGCGTACGGCGTGGTGCGCCGTCACGTCGGCACGCTGCTCTCCGCGATCTCCGAGCCGGTGGTGGGAGCGCCGGTCGTCCGCTCCTACGCGGTGGAGGAGCGGACCCAGGAGCGCATCGACCGGGCGATCGACGACTTCAAGACCGCCAGCACCAGGGCGCAGACCTACACGGTCGTCTCGTTCTCCCTCGGCGGGCTCTCGGCCGGGCTGGCAAACGCCGGCGTGCTGGTGGTCGGCGTGCTCCTGGGGTTCACCGGCGACCTCACCGCCGGCCAGGTGCTTGCCTTCGCGTTCCTGGTCACGCTCTTCGTGGGTCCGGTCCAGATGGGCACCCAGATCCTCACCGACGCCCAGAACGCGATCGCCAGCTGGCGTCGGGTGATCGGGATCCTGGAGACCCCGGCCGACCTGGTCGATCCCGGAGAGCAGGGTCAGGTGCTGCCGCGGGGACCGATCGACGTCCAGCTGCGCGCCGTGACCTTCGCCTACCCGGGTGGGGCGCCGGTGCTGCACGACGTCGACCTGCACATCGAGGCAGGCACCCGGGTGGCCGTGGTCGGGGAGACCGGCTCGGGCAAGTCCACCGTCGCCAAGCTGCTCACCCGGTTGATGGACCCCACCAGCGGGTCGGTCCTGCTGGACGGCACCGACGTCCGCGAGGTCGGCAACGAGAGCCTGCGTCGCAGCGTGGTGCTGGTGCCCCAGGAGGGCTTCCTGTTCGACGACACGATCGCCGCCAACGTCCGCTACGGCCGGCTGGACGCGACCGAGGAGCAGATCCTGGCCTCGGCCCGCGAGCTCGGCCTGGCGGACTGGCTGGCCGGTCTGCCGGCGGGGCTGCAGACCTCGGTCGGACAGCGGGGGGAGTCGCTGTCAGCGGGGGAGCGGCAGCTGGTCGCGCTGCTGCGGGCGCACCTGGCCGACCCGGACCTGCTGGTCCTGGACGAGGCCACCAGCGCGGTGGACCCGGAGCTGGAGATGCGGATCGGCCGGGCGCTGGAGCGGCTGATGAGCGGACGTACGTCGGTGACCATCGCGCACCGCCTCTCCACCGCCGAGCAGGCGGACGAGGTGGTGGTGGTCGACCGGGGCCGGGTGGTCCAGCGCGGGCCGCACGCCCGGCTGGTGGCCGAGACCGGCTCGGTCTACGCCGGGCTGCACGACTCGTGGGTCGCCCAGCAGGGACGATGA
- the hisI gene encoding phosphoribosyl-AMP cyclohydrolase produces MSSLDPAVSDRLKRTADGLVPAVVQQHDTGEVLMLGWMDDEALARTIATGRATYWSRSRSEYWVKGETSGHRQWVTEIRLDCDGDTLLVKVDQEGAACHTGDRTCFDADLLHQGPGRA; encoded by the coding sequence GTGAGCTCCCTGGACCCCGCCGTCTCCGACCGCCTCAAGCGCACCGCCGACGGGCTCGTGCCTGCGGTCGTTCAGCAGCACGACACCGGCGAGGTGCTGATGCTCGGCTGGATGGACGACGAGGCGCTCGCTCGCACCATCGCCACCGGCCGGGCCACGTACTGGTCGCGCAGCCGCAGCGAGTACTGGGTCAAGGGGGAGACCTCCGGCCACCGCCAGTGGGTCACCGAGATCCGCCTGGACTGCGACGGCGACACCCTGCTGGTGAAGGTGGACCAGGAGGGCGCTGCCTGCCACACCGGCGACCGCACCTGCTTCGACGCCGACCTGCTGCACCAGGGGCCCGGCCGTGCGTGA
- a CDS encoding Trp biosynthesis-associated membrane protein, translating into MRDRSFGPVVVLGLAAGTLAAVAGSRDWVEVEAQGPDEALLQAWWTASPGLAQMPLSGALGLVVLACWGVLLVTRGRWRRVVAVAGTVASLGLVATWVTALVDLQDRVVERLDPSGAAFGDPTWTTWFWVAAPAALLAVATFAVAVRRAPRWPAMGSRYDAPTRRPDAESPAQTPVQDRDPTAVWKALDEGRDPTRDPAP; encoded by the coding sequence GTGCGTGACCGGTCCTTCGGTCCTGTCGTCGTCCTGGGGCTGGCGGCGGGGACGCTGGCCGCCGTGGCCGGCAGCCGCGACTGGGTCGAGGTGGAGGCGCAGGGGCCCGACGAGGCGCTGCTGCAGGCCTGGTGGACTGCCTCGCCCGGGCTCGCCCAGATGCCGTTGTCGGGGGCGTTGGGTCTGGTCGTCCTGGCCTGCTGGGGCGTCCTGCTGGTCACCCGCGGCCGGTGGCGCCGGGTCGTGGCCGTCGCCGGGACCGTGGCCTCGCTCGGCCTGGTCGCGACCTGGGTGACCGCGCTGGTCGACCTCCAGGACCGGGTGGTGGAGCGGCTCGATCCCTCCGGCGCCGCCTTCGGCGACCCCACCTGGACCACGTGGTTCTGGGTGGCGGCCCCGGCCGCCCTGCTCGCGGTGGCGACCTTCGCGGTGGCGGTCCGGCGGGCGCCGCGGTGGCCGGCCATGGGGTCGCGGTACGACGCGCCCACCCGGCGCCCCGACGCGGAGTCCCCGGCCCAGACCCCGGTGCAGGACCGGGACCCCACCGCGGTCTGGAAGGCGCTCGACGAGGGCCGCGATCCGACCCGGGACCCGGCCCCCTAG
- a CDS encoding HGxxPAAW family protein, translating to MADNHGNTPAAWTAVSVAFLGFVIGSIALMLSPVSMVLFWVGIGLAAVALPVFLVMAKMGLHESNH from the coding sequence ATGGCTGACAACCACGGCAACACCCCTGCAGCATGGACCGCGGTGTCCGTGGCGTTCCTGGGCTTCGTGATCGGCAGCATCGCCCTGATGCTCAGCCCCGTCAGCATGGTCCTGTTCTGGGTCGGGATCGGGCTGGCCGCGGTCGCGCTGCCGGTCTTCCTGGTGATGGCCAAGATGGGGCTGCACGAGTCCAACCACTGA
- the trpC gene encoding indole-3-glycerol phosphate synthase TrpC, with the protein MSVLDDIVAGVRIDLARRESEVPLADLRAALADVDPPRDPMPHFRGAGSSVIAEVKRRSPSKGDLADIPDPAALATAYARGGAAAISVLTEERRFGGSLADLRAVRAAVDVPLLRKDFIVEPYQVLEARAAGADLVLLIVASLDDDRLRTLHDQARELGLTVLVEVHDEAETERAVELGAELIGVNARNLKTLAVDPATFGRLAPLVPEDRVKVAESGIGDAADVAAFVAQGARAVLVGEALVRDGDPTGAVARMTGITR; encoded by the coding sequence GTGTCCGTTCTCGACGACATCGTCGCCGGCGTGCGGATCGACCTGGCCCGCCGGGAGTCCGAGGTTCCGCTCGCGGACCTCCGGGCAGCCCTGGCCGACGTCGACCCGCCCCGCGACCCGATGCCGCACTTCCGTGGTGCCGGCTCCAGCGTGATCGCCGAGGTCAAGCGGCGCAGCCCCAGCAAGGGCGACCTGGCCGACATCCCGGACCCCGCGGCGCTCGCCACGGCGTACGCCCGCGGCGGGGCGGCGGCGATCTCCGTGCTGACCGAGGAGCGACGCTTCGGCGGCTCCCTGGCGGACCTGCGGGCCGTGCGTGCGGCGGTCGACGTGCCGCTGCTGCGCAAGGACTTCATCGTGGAGCCCTACCAGGTCCTCGAGGCGCGCGCCGCCGGCGCGGACCTGGTCCTGCTGATCGTGGCCTCGCTGGACGACGACCGCCTGCGGACGCTGCACGACCAGGCCCGCGAGCTGGGCCTCACCGTCCTGGTCGAGGTGCACGACGAGGCGGAGACCGAGCGGGCCGTCGAGCTGGGCGCCGAGCTGATCGGGGTCAACGCGCGCAACCTCAAGACCCTCGCGGTCGACCCGGCCACCTTCGGCCGGCTGGCCCCGCTGGTGCCCGAGGACCGGGTGAAGGTCGCCGAGTCCGGCATCGGGGACGCCGCCGACGTGGCAGCCTTCGTCGCGCAGGGCGCGCGGGCCGTCCTGGTGGGCGAGGCACTGGTCCGCGACGGCGACCCCACGGGCGCCGTGGCCCGGATGACGGGAATCACCCGATGA
- the trpB gene encoding tryptophan synthase subunit beta translates to MTGQPGRYDADERGFFGDFGGRFMPEALVAALDELTVAWRDAMADPEFVGEFEAILRDYAGTPSRLYHAERLSDQVGARVLLKREDLNHTGAHKIRNVLGQALLTKRMGKKRVIAETGAGQHGVASATAAAYFGLDCTVYMGAVDVRRQALNVARMQLLGATVIPVDAGSATLKDAINEALRDWVASVDHTAYLFGTAAGPHPFPSMVRDFCRGIGDEARAQCLEQFGRLPHAVAACVGGGSNAIGLFTAFLEDDDVEVWGFEPGGDGVETGRHAATIHAGESGVLHGARTYVLQDEDGQTIESHSISAGLDYPGVGPQHAALARAGRAVYEPVTDVEAMEAMALLSRTEGIIPAIESAHALAGALRSVPALIERHGPEATVLVNLSGRGDKDMGTAIEWFGLGREAGAQ, encoded by the coding sequence ATGACCGGGCAGCCGGGACGCTACGACGCCGACGAGCGCGGCTTCTTCGGCGACTTCGGCGGGCGGTTCATGCCCGAGGCGCTGGTCGCCGCCCTGGACGAGCTGACGGTCGCCTGGCGCGACGCCATGGCCGACCCGGAGTTCGTGGGCGAGTTCGAGGCCATCCTGCGCGACTACGCCGGCACCCCCAGCCGGCTCTACCACGCCGAGCGGCTCTCGGACCAGGTCGGCGCCCGCGTGCTGCTCAAGCGCGAGGACCTCAACCACACCGGCGCGCACAAGATCCGCAACGTCCTCGGCCAGGCGCTGCTGACCAAGCGGATGGGCAAGAAGCGGGTCATCGCCGAGACCGGCGCCGGCCAGCACGGGGTCGCCAGCGCCACCGCGGCGGCGTACTTCGGGCTCGACTGCACCGTCTACATGGGCGCGGTCGACGTCCGGCGCCAGGCGCTCAACGTCGCGCGCATGCAGCTCCTCGGAGCGACGGTCATCCCGGTCGACGCGGGCAGTGCGACCCTCAAGGACGCCATCAACGAGGCGCTGCGCGACTGGGTCGCCAGCGTCGACCACACGGCGTACCTCTTCGGGACCGCGGCGGGGCCGCACCCGTTCCCCAGCATGGTGCGCGACTTCTGCCGAGGCATCGGCGACGAGGCCAGGGCCCAGTGCCTGGAGCAGTTCGGCCGGCTGCCGCACGCCGTCGCGGCCTGCGTCGGCGGCGGGTCCAACGCCATCGGCCTGTTCACCGCCTTCCTGGAGGACGACGACGTCGAGGTGTGGGGCTTCGAGCCGGGTGGTGACGGCGTGGAGACGGGCCGGCACGCGGCGACCATCCACGCCGGTGAGAGCGGCGTCCTGCACGGGGCCCGCACCTACGTCCTGCAGGACGAGGACGGCCAGACCATCGAGTCGCACTCGATCTCCGCCGGCCTGGACTACCCGGGCGTGGGCCCGCAGCACGCTGCCCTGGCCCGAGCGGGCCGCGCCGTCTACGAGCCGGTCACCGACGTCGAGGCGATGGAGGCGATGGCGCTGCTCAGCAGGACCGAGGGGATCATCCCGGCGATCGAGAGCGCGCACGCACTCGCGGGTGCGCTCCGCTCCGTGCCGGCGCTGATCGAGCGACACGGCCCCGAGGCGACCGTCCTGGTCAACCTCTCGGGGCGTGGCGACAAGGACATGGGCACGGCGATCGAGTGGTTCGGCCTCGGCCGAGAGGCGGGTGCGCAGTGA
- the trpA gene encoding tryptophan synthase subunit alpha, translating to MSARLAFDRARGEGRAALVGYLPAGFPDLAGSIDAVRVLVESGCDVIELGLPYSDPVMDGPTIQAAAQQALDGGTRTRDVLKVVEEIAATGVPTLVMTYWNPVERYGVERFAADLASAGGAGLITPDLTPDSGQEWIAAADAHDLDKVFLVAPSSTDERIAMTTAACRGFVYATAVMGVTGARATTSDLAAPLVARTKAATELPVGVGLGVSNGDQAAEIAEYADGVIVGSAFVRTLLDHRDDRAAGLRALDSLTQDLARGVRR from the coding sequence GTGAGCGCCCGGCTGGCCTTCGACCGCGCGCGGGGCGAGGGACGGGCCGCGCTGGTGGGCTACCTGCCGGCCGGCTTCCCCGACCTCGCCGGCTCCATCGACGCCGTCCGGGTGCTCGTCGAGAGCGGGTGCGACGTGATCGAGCTCGGCCTGCCCTACAGCGACCCGGTGATGGACGGCCCTACCATCCAGGCCGCGGCCCAGCAGGCGCTGGACGGCGGGACCCGCACCCGGGACGTGCTCAAGGTGGTCGAGGAGATCGCCGCCACCGGGGTGCCGACCCTGGTGATGACCTACTGGAACCCGGTCGAGCGGTACGGCGTGGAGCGGTTCGCCGCCGACCTGGCCTCCGCCGGCGGCGCCGGGCTGATCACCCCGGACCTGACGCCCGACAGCGGCCAGGAGTGGATCGCCGCGGCCGACGCGCACGACCTGGACAAGGTCTTCCTGGTGGCGCCCAGCTCGACCGACGAGCGGATCGCGATGACCACCGCTGCCTGCCGCGGCTTCGTCTACGCCACCGCGGTGATGGGCGTGACCGGCGCGCGCGCCACCACCAGCGACCTGGCCGCCCCGTTGGTGGCACGCACCAAGGCGGCCACGGAGCTGCCGGTCGGTGTGGGCCTGGGGGTCAGCAACGGTGACCAGGCCGCTGAGATCGCGGAGTACGCTGACGGCGTGATCGTCGGTTCGGCCTTCGTCCGGACCCTGCTGGACCACCGGGACGACCGGGCCGCCGGGTTGCGGGCACTCGACTCCCTGACCCAGGACCTCGCCCGGGGGGTGCGCCGGTGA
- a CDS encoding SCO family protein produces MTGRVSRALASLLALLVLLTACGGGEPAASDAGLDTDGLHGSALDEPYRVPETDLIDTAGADYSLTDADADLTLVFFGYTHCPDICGIVMSTIASALVRLDDADRERVDVVFVTTDPARDDPASLRAYLDSYDPEFEGATGEMETIIATARELAVFVEQGEKLPGGGYEVVHSDPIIGLDDQDQATTVWSKDTSAQQLAEDIEELLSR; encoded by the coding sequence GTGACCGGTCGCGTCTCCCGCGCCCTCGCCTCCCTGCTGGCCCTGCTCGTCCTGCTCACCGCCTGCGGGGGCGGCGAGCCGGCAGCCTCGGACGCCGGTCTGGACACCGACGGGCTGCACGGGAGCGCCCTGGACGAGCCGTACCGGGTGCCCGAGACCGACCTGATCGACACCGCCGGGGCGGACTACTCGCTGACCGACGCCGACGCCGACCTGACGCTGGTCTTCTTCGGCTACACCCACTGCCCGGACATCTGCGGGATCGTGATGTCCACGATCGCGAGCGCGCTGGTGCGGCTCGACGACGCGGACCGGGAGCGGGTCGACGTCGTCTTCGTCACCACCGACCCCGCGCGCGACGACCCGGCGAGCCTGCGGGCCTACCTCGACTCCTACGACCCTGAGTTCGAAGGGGCCACCGGCGAGATGGAGACGATCATCGCCACCGCCCGCGAGCTCGCGGTCTTCGTGGAGCAGGGGGAGAAGCTGCCCGGCGGCGGCTACGAGGTCGTGCACAGCGACCCGATCATCGGGCTCGACGACCAGGACCAGGCCACTACCGTGTGGTCCAAGGACACCTCCGCCCAGCAGCTCGCAGAAGACATCGAGGAGCTCCTCTCCCGGTGA